A genomic window from Populus nigra chromosome 7, ddPopNigr1.1, whole genome shotgun sequence includes:
- the LOC133698418 gene encoding O-fucosyltransferase 6-like isoform X1 — MRRKKRETKRPNIPAAVLHWILFTRHYLVQFPLLTAFFGFLLLLFAAFAFLSPLPPIINHHNHSSQLKNGAKAEESTLSKETSSFRVPRSGGRLGSHLWSSRSSKFYYGCSNASESFENAAADTRKNSDRYLLIATSGGLNQQRTGITDGVVAAYILNATLVVPKLDQKSFWNDSSDFAQIFDVDWFISFLSKDVTIIKQLHAKGGKALNPYRMRVPRKCTPTCYLTKVLPVLNKKHVVQLGKFDYRLSNRLDPDLQKLRCRVNYHALKFTDTILEMGKKLVQRMRMKSEHFIALHLRFEPDMLAFSGCYFGGGEKERMELGKIRRRWKSLHASNPDKERRQGRCPLTPEEVGLMLRALGFGSDVHLYVASGEVYGGEETLAPLKALFPNFHSKETLASMRELAPFSSFSSRMAALDFIVCDESDVFSTNNNGNMAKILAGRRRYFGHKPTIRPNAKKLYKLFMSRHNKTWEEFASRVRTHQIGFMGEPNEVKPGRGEFHENPSSCICEDSAAKARAGLTLTPQNRLDEGHKDGKENINKNETSDVTDELSIEDDQDLTDMDYVDNGTAVKGKGLPGEMLLEEFFSD, encoded by the exons ATgaggagaaagaagagagaaaccaaAAGGCCTAACATACCTGCCGCCGTGCTCCACTGGATTCTCTTTACGCGTCACTACTTGGTTCAGTTTCCGTTACTCACCGCTTTCTTCGGTTTCCTCCTCCTTCTCTTCGCCGCCTTCGCTTTCCTCTCTCCTCTTCCTCCTATCATCAACCACCACAACCACTCCTCACAA ttaaaaaatggagCTAAAGCGGAAGAGTCAACGCTAAGTAAAGAGACGTCGTCGTTTCGTGTTCCG AGAAGTGGAGGGCGCTTAGGGAGTCATTTATGGAGCTCAAGGTCATCGAAGTTTTACTATGGCTGCAGTAACGCCAGCGAGAGCTTTGAAA ATGCAGCTGCTGATACGAGAAAGAATAGTGATCGGTACTTGTTGATTGCTACCAGTGGAGGGTTAAATCAACAGAGAACAGGG ATAACAGATGGTGTTGTTGCAGCTTATATCTTGAATGCTACTCTTGTTGTTCCTAAGCTGGATCAGAAGTCTTTCTGGAATGATAGTAG CGATTTTGCTCAAATTTTTGATGTTGACTGGTTCATTTCATTCCTATCAAAAGATGTTACTATCATCAAACAGCTCCATGCAAAGGGTGGGAAAGCGCTGAATCCATATAGGATGCGGGTTCCAAGGAAGTGTACTCCCACATGCTATCTGACGAAAGTTTTACCTGTTCTTAATAAGAAGCAT GTTGTTCAGCTCGGAAAGTTTGATTACAGGCTCTCGAATAGGTTGGACCCAGATTTACAGAAGCTAAGATGCAGGGTCAACTACCATGCTTTAAAATTCACGGACACAATTCTTGAAATGGGCAAAAAACTGGTTCAGAGAATGAGAATGAAGAGTGAGCACTTCATTGCCCTGCACTTGAG GTTTGAACCTGATATGCTTGCATTCTCGGGATGCTATTTTGGCGGgggagagaaagaaaggatGGAACTTGGCAAGATCCGGAGGAGGTGGAAAAGTTTACAC GCAAGCAACCCTGACAAAGAACGAAGGCAAGGAAGATGCCCTCTCACACCAGAGGAAGTTGGTCTTATGCTGAGAGCTCTGGGTTTCGGAAGTGATGTTCACTTATACGTGGCTTCAGGCGAAGTATATGGAGGTGAAGAGACATTAGCACCACTCAAAGCTCTCTTTCCAAATTTCCATTCAAAAGAGACTTTAGCCAGCATGAGAGAGTTGGcgccattttcatcattttcttctcgaATGGCTGCACTGGACTTCATTGTTTGTGATGAAAGTGACGTTTTTTCTACCAACAACAATGGAAATATGGCCAAGATATTAGCTGGTCGAAG GAGGTATTTTGGGCACAAACCAACAATTCGTCCAAATGCTAAAAAACTGTACAAATTGTTCATGAGCCGGCATAACAAAACATGGGAAGAATTTGCCTCCAGGGTCCGAACTCATCAAATTGGTTTCATGGGAGAACCAAATGAGGTGAAGCCTGGCAGAGGTGAGTTCCATGAAAATCCTTCATCCTGCATATGCGAGGATTCTGCAGCCAAGGCTAGGGCAGGTCTGACTCTGACTCCTCAAAATCGACTGGATGAGGGCCATAAAGATGGTAAAGAGAATATCAACAAGAATGAGACTAGTGATGTGACTGATGAGCTATCAATAGAGGATGATCAGGATTTGACTGACATGGATTATGTGGACAATGGAACGGCGGTTAAAGGTAAAGGTCTGCCTGGTGAAATGCTTTTGGAGGAATTCTTTTCCGACTGA
- the LOC133698418 gene encoding protein ROOT HAIR SPECIFIC 17-like isoform X2, with translation MRRKKRETKRPNIPAAVLHWILFTRHYLVQFPLLTAFFGFLLLLFAAFAFLSPLPPIINHHNHSSQLKNGAKAEESTLSKETSSFRVPRSGGRLGSHLWSSRSSKFYYGCSNASESFETADTRKNSDRYLLIATSGGLNQQRTGITDGVVAAYILNATLVVPKLDQKSFWNDSSDFAQIFDVDWFISFLSKDVTIIKQLHAKGGKALNPYRMRVPRKCTPTCYLTKVLPVLNKKHVVQLGKFDYRLSNRLDPDLQKLRCRVNYHALKFTDTILEMGKKLVQRMRMKSEHFIALHLRFEPDMLAFSGCYFGGGEKERMELGKIRRRWKSLHASNPDKERRQGRCPLTPEEVGLMLRALGFGSDVHLYVASGEVYGGEETLAPLKALFPNFHSKETLASMRELAPFSSFSSRMAALDFIVCDESDVFSTNNNGNMAKILAGRRRYFGHKPTIRPNAKKLYKLFMSRHNKTWEEFASRVRTHQIGFMGEPNEVKPGRGEFHENPSSCICEDSAAKARAGLTLTPQNRLDEGHKDGKENINKNETSDVTDELSIEDDQDLTDMDYVDNGTAVKGKGLPGEMLLEEFFSD, from the exons ATgaggagaaagaagagagaaaccaaAAGGCCTAACATACCTGCCGCCGTGCTCCACTGGATTCTCTTTACGCGTCACTACTTGGTTCAGTTTCCGTTACTCACCGCTTTCTTCGGTTTCCTCCTCCTTCTCTTCGCCGCCTTCGCTTTCCTCTCTCCTCTTCCTCCTATCATCAACCACCACAACCACTCCTCACAA ttaaaaaatggagCTAAAGCGGAAGAGTCAACGCTAAGTAAAGAGACGTCGTCGTTTCGTGTTCCG AGAAGTGGAGGGCGCTTAGGGAGTCATTTATGGAGCTCAAGGTCATCGAAGTTTTACTATGGCTGCAGTAACGCCAGCGAGAGCTTTGAAA CTGCTGATACGAGAAAGAATAGTGATCGGTACTTGTTGATTGCTACCAGTGGAGGGTTAAATCAACAGAGAACAGGG ATAACAGATGGTGTTGTTGCAGCTTATATCTTGAATGCTACTCTTGTTGTTCCTAAGCTGGATCAGAAGTCTTTCTGGAATGATAGTAG CGATTTTGCTCAAATTTTTGATGTTGACTGGTTCATTTCATTCCTATCAAAAGATGTTACTATCATCAAACAGCTCCATGCAAAGGGTGGGAAAGCGCTGAATCCATATAGGATGCGGGTTCCAAGGAAGTGTACTCCCACATGCTATCTGACGAAAGTTTTACCTGTTCTTAATAAGAAGCAT GTTGTTCAGCTCGGAAAGTTTGATTACAGGCTCTCGAATAGGTTGGACCCAGATTTACAGAAGCTAAGATGCAGGGTCAACTACCATGCTTTAAAATTCACGGACACAATTCTTGAAATGGGCAAAAAACTGGTTCAGAGAATGAGAATGAAGAGTGAGCACTTCATTGCCCTGCACTTGAG GTTTGAACCTGATATGCTTGCATTCTCGGGATGCTATTTTGGCGGgggagagaaagaaaggatGGAACTTGGCAAGATCCGGAGGAGGTGGAAAAGTTTACAC GCAAGCAACCCTGACAAAGAACGAAGGCAAGGAAGATGCCCTCTCACACCAGAGGAAGTTGGTCTTATGCTGAGAGCTCTGGGTTTCGGAAGTGATGTTCACTTATACGTGGCTTCAGGCGAAGTATATGGAGGTGAAGAGACATTAGCACCACTCAAAGCTCTCTTTCCAAATTTCCATTCAAAAGAGACTTTAGCCAGCATGAGAGAGTTGGcgccattttcatcattttcttctcgaATGGCTGCACTGGACTTCATTGTTTGTGATGAAAGTGACGTTTTTTCTACCAACAACAATGGAAATATGGCCAAGATATTAGCTGGTCGAAG GAGGTATTTTGGGCACAAACCAACAATTCGTCCAAATGCTAAAAAACTGTACAAATTGTTCATGAGCCGGCATAACAAAACATGGGAAGAATTTGCCTCCAGGGTCCGAACTCATCAAATTGGTTTCATGGGAGAACCAAATGAGGTGAAGCCTGGCAGAGGTGAGTTCCATGAAAATCCTTCATCCTGCATATGCGAGGATTCTGCAGCCAAGGCTAGGGCAGGTCTGACTCTGACTCCTCAAAATCGACTGGATGAGGGCCATAAAGATGGTAAAGAGAATATCAACAAGAATGAGACTAGTGATGTGACTGATGAGCTATCAATAGAGGATGATCAGGATTTGACTGACATGGATTATGTGGACAATGGAACGGCGGTTAAAGGTAAAGGTCTGCCTGGTGAAATGCTTTTGGAGGAATTCTTTTCCGACTGA
- the LOC133698194 gene encoding protein HIGH CHLOROPHYLL FLUORESCENCE PHENOTYPE 244, chloroplastic-like encodes MACKLPAQLATPGKLHHHCQFTITSAFIPLSWRRTLSPEPLPSLSTSFPSGKCNGKQLVTCSAIGTAEATGAVNLGPGTPVRPTSILVVGATGTLGRQIVRRALDEGYDVRCLVRPRPAPADFLRDWGATVVNADLSKPETIPATMVGVHTVIDCATGRPEEPIKTVDWEGKVALIQCAKAMGIQKYVFYSIHNCDKHPEVPLMEIKYCTEKFLQDSGLTHVIIRLCGFMQGLIGQYAVPILEEKSVWGTDAPTRIAYMDTQDIARLTLVALRNEKINGKLLTFAGPRAWTAQEVITLCERLAGQDANVTTVPVSVLRFTRQLTRFFEWTNDVADRLAFSEVLTSDVVFSVPMNETYSLLGVEQKDIVTLEKYLQDYFTNILKKLKDLKAQSKQSDFYI; translated from the exons ATGGCGTGCAAGCTCCCAGCTCAGCTAGCAACCCCAGGAAAACTCCATCACCACTGTCAATTCACCATCACATCCGCCTTTATTCCCCTCTCCTGGCGTAGGACTCTGTCACCAGAACCTCTCCCCTCTCTTTCCACCTCATTTCCTTCAGGGAAGTGTAATGGAAAGCAACTTGTGACATGTAGTGCTATTGGGACTGCAGAGGCAACAGGGGCAGTGAATTTAGGACCAGGGACTCCAGTTAGACCAACTAGTATACTAGTTGTAGGAGCCACTGGTACTTTAGGCAGGCAAATTGTGAGAAGAGCCCTTGATGAGGGCTATGATGTTAGGTGTCTTGTTAGGCCTAGACCTGCCCCTGCTGATTTCCTTCGTGATTGGGGTGCCACTGTTGTCAAT GCAGATCTTAGTAAGCCTGAGACTATACCTGCAACAATGGTTGGGGTTCATACAGTTATTGACTGTGCTACTGGGCGTCCCGAAGAGCCCATTAAAACG GTAGATTGGGAAGGAAAAGTTGCTCTAATACAATGTGCAAAAGCAATGGGAATCCAGAAGTATGTGTTCTATTCTATCCACAACTGTGACAAGCATCCTGAAGTTCCCCTAATGGAGATTAAATATTGCACTGAGAAGTTTCTTCAGGACTCTGGTCTAACCCACGTCATTATCCGTCTATGCGGTTTCATGCAA GGCCTTATTGGGCAATATGCAGTACCTATTCTAGAAGAGAAATCTGTATGGGGAACAGATGCCCCAACAAGAATTGCATACATGGATACCCAG GATATAGCTCGACTAACACTTGTAGCATTACGGAATGAGAAAATTAATGGGAAGCTCCTCACCTTTGCTGGCCCTCGAGCTTGGACTGCTCAAGAG GTCATAACATTGTGCGAGAGGCTTGCGGGGCAGGATGCAAATGTTACTACTGTCCCAGTTTCTGTCTTAAGATTCACTCGTCAGTTGACTCGGTTTTTTGAGTGGACAAATGATGTTGCTGATAGGCTAGCATTTTCAGAG GTCCTTACAAGTGATGTTGTTTTTTCCGTTCCGATGAATGAGACATATAGTCTTCTAGGGGTGGAGCAGAAAGATATAGTTACACTGGAGAAGTATTTGCAGGATTATTTCACAAAcattttgaagaaattgaaagaccTCAAAGCACAATCAAAACAAAGCGACTTCTACATCTGA